The segment taatagaaattttatatccaataataaacacaatatttaaaatttactcaatttaaacatagttaataaataagcTGACAGTTAATCAATATATTGgaccaaaattatatttactaaacaAGTGTAAAATGGTTGAACTAATTCATGTTTAAACATGATGACTATTAGAGATTAACAgtcagatatttaaatatacatttttgatgattCATATTCTGCAAAGACGCTTTATAAATGTTTCCATATTTGCAGTTGTATGAGATattgtattatgtaaataatagtgGTTTGACGATACAATCCATATGGATAGAGGTACGATATTTTCGAAGGGGGGTGAGGGAGAAATATCCTGACGTAAAATTAGCTCCTTGCAGACAACGCTCCTCAATACATGAATATAagatctttttttcttaataaattggTTACGTGATTCTGAGCGAAAGATACCAGGGACCTGCCATAAACAAATAAcgagtatgtatttttttttttttttgaggcgagcgcttaatttttttgaaatatttttgatctaagacctgaatttgacctttttttatggaaaaatatcctttaaaaaatttacccttgtttttacattttgatttaaaattttacccacaaatagataattttactctgataaatacaaaaatcccttaatttgggagggggctACATCCTCTTCAGACCACCCGGACGCCCATTAAAGAACACACTATTCTTTgtgatttcattatttaaatcatttgtgGACCTTTGCATCTCCGTCTATCAATTCCTTCCTTCCATACCTATAGACTCAATACAATATACTCATGCAGGCCATGtaccttattaattattatcagcTATAAGGAGGTAATCCTGAAGAAATGAGTCATAGGCTAAAGAGGGTtcggtttaaaaaatatgagaaggACATGTTTGTCAAAGCTTGTAGCTAAGATGACGAACCAATAAGATGATTAGAAAAAGATCCACAGTGAGTCCTGAGAAAAAGTTCTTTAACGCTATTGGTCAagtgaaaaaaggaaaaagagagagaagaaagagaaagagaaaaatccCTTCTCTTTTTTCAGTTGATTCTCCGTCATTCTCCTCCCATCCCAACTCATTTCAATTCACTACTTCACTACTTCTGTCTCATCTCTCCAACTTCATATTATTCCATTTCAAGGTTTGTGACTTTGtcttgtaattattatatttattaatattgtatttttcaagaTGTCTTCTCGTAAAACTGCAACTCGTCGAGGTACCACCAAGAAGAGGGCTCAAAGAGCCACTTCGAATGTCTTCGCCATGTTCAATCAGGATCAGATCTCTGAATTCAAGGAGGCTTTTAATATGATTGATCAAAATCGGGATGGATTCATCTGTAAAGAAGATCTTCACGATATGTTGGCCTCTTTAGGCAAGGTGCGTAACGTTCCAGGTTCCAATGACGCAACTACGCTTTTCCGCGTCTTTCCCCAATTGCAATTCTGGATCTTCTTTGACACTTTTATATTCCATCATGATTTAAAGAGCTCTAGACCctcataaattagttttaaacgAGTCATTTCCATTAGCACGAGTCACGCCCCTATTCGACGCTTCTATTTCCTCCCCTATTGCATTCGAATCAAacgaatattatattaatatctgCGCTGCTAATTTGCGTATAAAGCGTTTTCACGTCATGAGGGGCCAATTTAGGTGTTAAACACTCTAAtccctatttttattaatttttaatgaaagaagTAAACTATTGGATGTACAAATGggtcaatcaaataaaaatacataaacgtTTAccctctatataaaatatattttccctatATATCTaactctaaaatataataaaaagatgttATTGCATCGTTTTACAATTTGATTTCCATGTTGTAGATCAAAAtcaactattacaatggaaagaaaaatattttttcgctaATTACTCTACTTATGTCGTTcccaatcaatcaaaaaattaatctagCCATTTCTAGGGATTTTGtggtacatttgtatttcttggATTTGATTAAAGTATCACTGTTTATTCCAATGGTATCCCATAATATTCAATTCAAGAGTAaagtttatgatttttattgaagTCATTTGATGGAGTAATCAAGGTTTTTTGGAGATTTGGCCATTTgatgtactaaaaatatcaactttgaacaTGGTGTCTACTTTAAATAGGAAGCTATTTTGACGTCATTGAAAACGATTTATTAGTTTTCAGAGGGCATTCTATTACTCATTTACCTTGAATCACGCTTCTTATTCTACTCTTCtattttcatcttatttttttagtacaattcATACTAATAATTGTTGCTGATTTGCATATTACTTAATTACGTCATAGCTTCTTCTTCATGCCAGAAATTCAATGTTAAATTATTCCTTTTGGAAATTTGATGCCATCAAACTATCGATGCAGTTCTATCAATTAGAAAAcgaattcatataatttttttttaaatgattcaccTTTAATTCAATGTTAACTATTATGATCCTAAAGaggttttttatattcttgtaaATGACCCTTATATATCTGTAAAACATTTAGtttgtacgtatatatatttattgatttttttgcctTCTAGGATCCTACTGATGAATATTTGGAGGCAATGATAAGTGATGCACCTGGTAACATTAACTTTACTATGTTCTTGACGCTTTTTGGCGAGCGACTTCAGGGAACGGATCCTGAAGAGgttataaaaaatgcattcgGTTGTTTTGATGAAGAAAATGCAGGTGTTATCCATGAAGATAGGTTAAGAGAGCTCTTAACAACAATGGGAGATCGATTTACTGATGAGGAAGTTGATGAGATGTACAGAGAGGCTCCTATCAAATCAGGAATGtttgattatattgaatttacTAGAATTCTTAAATATGGTGCCAAAGAAAAGGATGAGAAATAAAGATAATCTGGATctacaatgtatttaaaagactggggatataatttattttcttcttgaaaAATGATTTGGACCCCTCTAATTAACAGACTCTATCTTAACATTGTCTTTTTCCCTATAAAGTTTGAGTTTTTACGCCGGTAGCTCGAAATTTTGGATAATGTTAGCAGccaataagttattttttttatgtatttatataaatattaaagattttctACTAATATAAGTCATTCTATTTATGTACTTCATATCTTTTGAAATTGTGATCATGAGAagatataataattagaaaaagttataatgTTGGAAGTTCAATAAATGTTGCCATATGTCTTggataaatgttttaaaattgccCTGTTATATTATGTGAAGGATCTTCGTTTGCATGTATAGTGAGtcatcctaaaaaaatattttttccattgtttcCTTCTACCTCTCGTGCATTGACTTACCTAGGCATTGCTCCTCTTAAGCAGACAAGCGAGTATTTGTCAGATGAAAAACACGGAAATTTGGAGAGAGGGTAGGTGGGGGGGGCAAGGTCAAACCCTTAGTAACAGTATAGTAATGACTTATGATGAGTGAGAATGGAATGAACGTCTTGTTTGTCAgctttttatctttatttcacCACTGTGTAACATTCATACaatatcaacaaatataaatatatataagttcatATACATCATCACTAAAATATTggtttacattattttatgtactaaaTTATTAACATCACAGAAACAACAATACCATATCGGTATATAAGGTTAAAAGTTTATGGTCCTTTTTTGGTTGAAGATTGTCTATTAGATTGAAGAGCAAGTACGTCACAGAACTCACAGTATCCGGGTGGGCCTATCGGTCCAGGTCCACCAGCCACTCCTTGTTTACCTTAAGTCATTAATgggatattttagaaatttaaaattgagctataaaaaaaaaatacctcgTTTTCCAGGGGCTCCCCTTTCACCCATAGGCCCCTGTTCGCCTACTCCTCTGGGACCAATAGGTCCAGGA is part of the Lepeophtheirus salmonis chromosome 7, UVic_Lsal_1.4, whole genome shotgun sequence genome and harbors:
- the sqh gene encoding myosin regulatory light chain sqh; translation: MIRKRSTVSPEKKFFNAIGQVKKGKRERRKRKRKIPSLFSVDSPSFSSHPNSFQFTTSLLLSHLSNFILFHFKMSSRKTATRRGTTKKRAQRATSNVFAMFNQDQISEFKEAFNMIDQNRDGFICKEDLHDMLASLGKDPTDEYLEAMISDAPGNINFTMFLTLFGERLQGTDPEEVIKNAFGCFDEENAGVIHEDRLRELLTTMGDRFTDEEVDEMYREAPIKSGMFDYIEFTRILKYGAKEKDEK